CGCCCTGCCCTACATTAGACACGGATGGCCTCCCGCTCGATATGGGGACGCAGCTCCGGACGCAGCGCCTTTTCCGTCACCAGATCCACCGGGCGGCCCAGCAGATCTTCCAGATAGAACTGGACACCGAAATAACGCTTTGAGGTAGCCGGGCCATCGAAGGCGATCAGGATGTCAATGTCGCTGTTCGCGCCCGCGACATCGCGCGCGGCAGAGCCGAACAGAGCCAGAGCGGTCACCCCGAACTCGCGGGCCAAGTGCGGCTTGTGGGCTTGAAGAAGTTTCAATGTTTCGTTTCTATTCATGTTGGAGCCGTTCTTCCAGCGACATTTTGTCCAAC
This window of the Pseudomonadota bacterium genome carries:
- a CDS encoding nucleotidyltransferase family protein, translating into MNRNETLKLLQAHKPHLAREFGVTALALFGSAARDVAGANSDIDILIAFDGPATSKRYFGVQFYLEDLLGRPVDLVTEKALRPELRPHIEREAIRV